A segment of the Bacillus licheniformis DSM 13 = ATCC 14580 genome:
AAAAAGAACTGAAATTTGTCATTGATGAAGGTGGCTCACATCGGCTTGAGCGGTTTGCGAAGCGTTTTCCGGAAGCCGTTAAATGGCTGTTTGGCTCCTGTCACAACAGCGCACGGAATGGCAGGAGTTTCTGATTGGCATGAAGTATCGTTGTAAACGAGAGGCGCGGAAGCAATGGACATTCTGAATCGTTTGGCTGAAAAACATCGATTATATTGAAAAGCACTGGATCAGCCGCTGAAACACGAAGACATCGCCAAAATCGCATATTGTTCGAAATTTCATTATCAGCGGATGATCTACATGCTGACGGGTGTCACCTTTGCCGATTACATTCGGAAAAGAAGGCTGACAGCCGCCGCGCAGGAGCTGACTGCAAGTGGTTGATGCTGCTTTTAAATACGGCTACAGCACACCGGAATCATTATCGGGAGGCCTTCAGCCGCCTTCACGGCATCAGCCCTTCACAGGCCCGAGAAAAAGGCGGACGCTCAGGGCATTTCCACGTCTATCCTTTCATATTCAAATAAAGGGAGTGGAGGATATGGATTACAAGATTGTTGAAAAAGAACCGTTTCAGGTGATCGGCAAAGCGTTGGAGGTTACGGTCAAGGATGGTCAAAACAAAAAGGATATTCCGGCTTTTTGGAACGAATTAAATCACAACGGCTTTACCGATTCTTTAAAACCGCACATCGGCCCGCTTGGCTTCCTTGGCGTCTGCATGGATTTTAACGATCAACCCGATACGTTCAATTTTTGAAAAAAATACCGCTTACACGCCTGCCGGCTGTGTCGAAAAAACGATTCCCGCCGCAACTTGGGCCGTCTTTGAGGCCATCGGCCCCGTCAATCCGGCTGGTCAAGCCACATGGGAAAGGATCTTCTCAGAATGTTTTCCGGCGACTGGCTATGAACTGGCGAACGAGCCGCAATTTGAAGCCTATCCTGAGGACGGGGATATTATGGCGCAAGATCATATCACCGAAATTTGGATACCGGTGGTAAGCAGAAATAATCCTGAACTAGAAAAACGGATGAAACGCTCATCCGTTTTTTTTCAGCGACATATGTACAGGCTTGGCAGCTCTGATGCGCCTTCCTGCCATTGCTGCTTTTAAAAGCTGTTTGGACTGCGGCAAAGAAAACCGCAAAATCAGGCCGGTTAAAATGGCGGTTAAAACAGTACCGATGCCGATCGGCCCGCCGAGCAGCCAGCCGATCAATAAAATCGTCAGCTCCATTCCGTTTCGGACCCACTGAACGTTCCAGCCCGTTTTCTCGGAAATCAAAAGCATCAGGGAGTCACGCGGACCCGCACCGAGATCGGCCGATACATAAATGCCGACTCCGTAACCGATAAAAATAACGCCGATCACGAATACGACAGTGCTTGAAATATACGTTTCCGGGTCTGGAAGAATATAAGTAAAGAAATCTATAAAAATACCGATTAACAGCATATTGAGCACGGCGCCGATTTTCGGCCATGCTTTTGTAAATAAGGACGTTAAACCTACGATGACCGCCCCGACAATAATCGCCCATTGGCCGACCGTAAGGCCCAAAAGCATATACAGCCCGTAGTGAAACGCATCCCAAGGACCGATGCCGAGCACTTTCCCTTCAATCGTAAGAGAAACCCCGAAAGACAAAACAATCAATCCGACAAAATAAAAAAGCCAGCGCAAAACAAGTTCCCGCTTCAATGGATTCCCCTCTTTTCAAAAAAACAATCAATTGTCATTGTATCATATTCTTCAGTGGGGTGATATCCAAAAAATGTTTTATTTTGTGTAATACTTGTACCAAACTTTATTAAAATAACAATTGACTAAAAGATATTTCCATTTTATAAAATTAATGTATAATATTTACTAGTAGGTGATCTTTATAGGGATAGTTGCTTAAAAGGTATATAGACTTTAATGGATTTGGGATCATTCTAAAAAAGGAGAGTAAACATGAAGAAACTTTATATTAGTGCTGTCCTGGGTTTATTGTTTGTTTTTGTTGGTGGAACAAAAATACATGCTCAAGAACCACAGAACAATAACGGGGTTTTGGATGAGAATAAATTCATTGATGAAACAGTGTATTCATATACGCAGCCAATTAGCATACAGGATGGTGAAGTAACAACACAAGCGAAAAAATATATCAAAACCGTGTCAGTTAATAGGAGCTATAAAAGTCTTTTAAACATTGTAGTTGCCAGACATTACTCTGATACTACTTTCACTTACGGAAGCGGTAAGTTATATAAGAGTCCCAGAGCTTTAAGTAATGATTGGTGGACACTTCCTCCGAATTTTAAATCAGGAAGCTCTAAAAGCTGGGACTGGTACAATACAGGGAAAGGTGCAACAGGACGTTCTAATTTACAAGTAAGATACACTTGGGGAGTTCCAACACCATGGGGGCCAGTTGGATCTAATTATAGCTCAAGAATAAAGGTTTCATTTAAATCAAATGGCAGTTGGTATACAAATTAAAGCTATATATGAAAGGTGACATACCGATGGGTACAATAGGGATAAACTTTAAAAACATTCAACATCAATATCGTACCAAGGATGTGCTAAGGGGGGTGAGTTTCCATGCCGATCCCTCCTCCATCACGTTCTTGGCAGGCGAGAATGGAGCCGGAAAGACAACTTTGATAAAGGTTGCTCTCGGCTTAATCAGTCCGAAGGCAGGAAATGCGCTGTTCGACGGGCAAAGCGTCGGGGAAATCCGGGAGAAGATCAGCTGCGTGTTTGATGAGCCTCCTGTTTATCCTAATGAAAGTGGTCTTGACAATCTAAAGTTTTTATCAGGTATACACAGCCTTGATCGAAAGTGGAGTCAGGAGGTTTGTGCCATGCTCAAATTGGATGAGGGACTTTTAAAACAAAAAGCAAAAGCGCTATCACTGGGTCAAAGACACCGTTTAGCTGTAGCGGCCGCGTTATTGCGCAAACCTAAATATTTGTTTCTTGATGAGCCGTCAATCGGCCTCGACCCACCGTCATGGCAGCTGGTCCAAATCGCTTTAAAACAGATGACTGCCAGGGGATGTGCAATTTTGATTACGGGGCAAAATTATGACGCGATTGAAAATCTCGCTGACAATATAGCGATTTTGCAAAGTGGAAAAATTATCTTCTCCGGTCCTATTGTAAAACTTGTTCAAGCATTTCCCGTATATGTTCGAATTGTAACTGATGACCATCGGGAAATAGCTGTGCAGTTTCCAGAAGCTGAACCTGATTCTTCCGGAATATACCGCATCGTTTGCGAATCAGGTGAACAGGCCCGCGCCGTGATTGATCAGGTGAGGAGAAGCACCCTGAATTTTCAAGAGCTATCGACTGAAAAAGCGTCAATGGGGAAAATGGTGACAGATATTTACAAGGATGGATTTCAGTCGGAAAAGAGAGGGTTAACGTATGAATCCGTTCAAAATTGAAACGAATCAATTGAAGAATAGCATGCTTGTGAGGGTTTGTATCGCGTTATTATTTTGTTGCTTTATCTGGGGGCTTCTCACTTTATATCAAAGCGCTGAAGGCGAGGAACGCAGACAGGAAAAGATTCACCAATCCGTCATTGATGAAGTGAAAAAGAATGGGGCGGAGGAAGAGCTTGAAAACGGCGGATTGGAGATTGAAAAA
Coding sequences within it:
- a CDS encoding GyrI-like domain-containing protein, with product MASAWILTINPIRSIFEKNTAYTPAGCVEKTIPAATWAVFEAIGPVNPAGQATWERIFSECFPATGYELANEPQFEAYPEDGDIMAQDHITEIWIPVVSRNNPELEKRMKRSSVFFQRHMYRLGSSDAPSCHCCF
- a CDS encoding GyrI-like domain-containing protein is translated as MDYKIVEKEPFQVIGKALEVTVKDGQNKKDIPAFWNELNHNGFTDSLKPHIGPLGFLGVCMDFNDQPDTFNF
- a CDS encoding ABC transporter ATP-binding protein; the encoded protein is MGTIGINFKNIQHQYRTKDVLRGVSFHADPSSITFLAGENGAGKTTLIKVALGLISPKAGNALFDGQSVGEIREKISCVFDEPPVYPNESGLDNLKFLSGIHSLDRKWSQEVCAMLKLDEGLLKQKAKALSLGQRHRLAVAAALLRKPKYLFLDEPSIGLDPPSWQLVQIALKQMTARGCAILITGQNYDAIENLADNIAILQSGKIIFSGPIVKLVQAFPVYVRIVTDDHREIAVQFPEAEPDSSGIYRIVCESGEQARAVIDQVRRSTLNFQELSTEKASMGKMVTDIYKDGFQSEKRGLTYESVQN
- a CDS encoding YczE/YyaS/YitT family protein, whose product is MKRELVLRWLFYFVGLIVLSFGVSLTIEGKVLGIGPWDAFHYGLYMLLGLTVGQWAIIVGAVIVGLTSLFTKAWPKIGAVLNMLLIGIFIDFFTYILPDPETYISSTVVFVIGVIFIGYGVGIYVSADLGAGPRDSLMLLISEKTGWNVQWVRNGMELTILLIGWLLGGPIGIGTVLTAILTGLILRFSLPQSKQLLKAAMAGRRIRAAKPVHMSLKKNG